The DNA segment GACACGTACGTTGTCACCCGACCACCCGTTGGATCCACAAAAGGTGTACGGCTGGCTTGAAGACATTGGGCTGACAATTTCCGGTAAAACGGGCGTGCGGGTATTCCATGATTACCTACGAGACAAGACGCAACAAATTGAGGCTTTTGATGATCTATTAGCGCTGGAGCAGCGTTATTGTCGTCAGGAGCCTTTTGTGAGTTTGGGGCGCTACATCCATGTGATGGCGCACAAACCCGACACGAAGGACCAACTATGAGTGATTTCTCCCAGACTGTACCGGAGCTGGTTGCCTGGGCGCGGAAAAATGACTTTTCAATTTCACTTCCAACCGAACGTTTGGCGTTCATTTTGGCTATTGCCACTTTGAACAGCGAACGATTAGACGGTGAGATGAGTGAAGGTGAACTGATCGATGCATTCCGACACGTCAGCAAAGCTTTTGAACAAACACATGAAACGGTAGCCATCCGTGCCAACAATGCGATTAACGATCTCGTTAAGCAGCGCCTGCTCAACCGCTTTACCAGCGAGTTAGCCGACGGAAACGCGATCTATCGTTTAACGCCGTTAGGCATTGGTATTACGGATTACTATATTCGTCAGCGGGAGTTCTCAACGCTGCGCCTGTCTATGCAGCTGTCAATCGTGGCGCAAGAGTTACGCAGCGCAGCCGAAGCGGCAGAAGAGGGCGGTGATGAGTATCATTGGCATCGTAATGTGTTTGCCCCGCTGAAATACTCTGTTGCTGAGATCTTCGACAGTATTGACTTAACCCAGCGCATTATGGATGAGCAGCAGCAGGGCGTTAAAGCAGATATCGCGGCGCTGCTGAATAAAGATTGGCGTGCTGCCATCTCAAGCTGTGAAGTCTTGCTCTCGGAAACCTCGGGCACCTTGCGTGAATTGCAAGATACGCTGGAAGCGGCGGGTGATAAGCTGCAGGCAAACCTGCTGCGTATCCAAGATGCCAACCTGAATAATCCTGATTTGGCGTTTGTTGATAAACTGGTGTTTGATCTGCAAAACAAGCTAGACCGCATCATCAGTTGGGGCCAGTTGACCATCGATCTGTGGATTGGCTATGACAGACACGTGCATAAATTTATCCGCACCGCGATTGATATGGATAAAAACCGTGTCTTTGCCCAGCGCTTACGCCAGTCAGTTCAGAACTACTTTGATAACCCGTGGGCTCTGACCATCGCCAATGCCGATCGTCTGTTCGACATGCGTGATGAAGAGCTGGCCTTGCTGAACGAAGAGGTCACCGGCGAACTACCTCCGGATATGGAGTACGAAGAGTTCTCTGAGATCCGTGAACAGCTGGCAGCAATGATTGAACAAGAGCTGAAGATTTATCAAAAAGAACAGCGTCCATTGGATTTAGGCGCGGTTTTGCGCGAATACCTAACCCAGTATCCGCGCCAACGTCATTTCGATTTGGCAAGAATTTTGGTCGACCAAGCGGTTCGCTTAGGTGTGGCTGAAGCTGATTTCACCGGATTACCTGCTCAATGGCAGGCAATCAATGATTACGGAGCCAAGGTACAGGCCCATGTCATCGACAAATACTGAAAATATGATGCCAGCTAAACTGGCGCTAGCGGTGTTTAACCCGCTATTCCCTGCACTGGATAGCCAACTGCGATCCGGCCGTCACATCGGCATTGATGAGCTAGATAACCATGCTTTCCTGATGGATTTTCAGGACGAGCTTGAATTATTTTATAGCCGTTACAACGTTGAGTTAATCCGCGCCCCTGAAGGTTTCTTCTACCTCAGGCCGCGTTCGACCACGTTGATCCCGCGTTCGGTGCTGTCTGAACTGGATATGATGGTCGGAAAAATCCTGTGTTATCTCTACCTTAGCCCTGAGCGTTTGGCGCATGAAGGCATTTTCAGCCAGCAGGAACTCTATGACGAGTTACTGTCTTTGGCCGATGAAAACAAGCTGCTGAAATACGTTAACCAGCGTTCAACGGGCTCGGATCTCGACCGCCAAAAACTGCAAGAGAAAGTGCGTACCTCATTAAATCGTCTACGCCGTTTAGGCATGGTCTATTTCATGGGGAATGACAGCACGAAATTCCGCATCACCGAAGCAGTGTTCCGCTTTGGTGCAGATGTGCGTAGCGGTGATGATCCACGTGAATCCCAGTTGAGAATGATCCGTGACGGTGAAGCCATGCCGTTAGAAAACACGTTATCACTGAATGATGAAAACGAAGAAAACGAATCCAGTGCAGACGGTAGCGCGGACAACG comes from the Hafnia alvei genome and includes:
- the mukE gene encoding chromosome partition protein MukE; the encoded protein is MSSTNTENMMPAKLALAVFNPLFPALDSQLRSGRHIGIDELDNHAFLMDFQDELELFYSRYNVELIRAPEGFFYLRPRSTTLIPRSVLSELDMMVGKILCYLYLSPERLAHEGIFSQQELYDELLSLADENKLLKYVNQRSTGSDLDRQKLQEKVRTSLNRLRRLGMVYFMGNDSTKFRITEAVFRFGADVRSGDDPRESQLRMIRDGEAMPLENTLSLNDENEENESSADGSADNAEDEQE
- the mukF gene encoding chromosome partition protein MukF — its product is MSDFSQTVPELVAWARKNDFSISLPTERLAFILAIATLNSERLDGEMSEGELIDAFRHVSKAFEQTHETVAIRANNAINDLVKQRLLNRFTSELADGNAIYRLTPLGIGITDYYIRQREFSTLRLSMQLSIVAQELRSAAEAAEEGGDEYHWHRNVFAPLKYSVAEIFDSIDLTQRIMDEQQQGVKADIAALLNKDWRAAISSCEVLLSETSGTLRELQDTLEAAGDKLQANLLRIQDANLNNPDLAFVDKLVFDLQNKLDRIISWGQLTIDLWIGYDRHVHKFIRTAIDMDKNRVFAQRLRQSVQNYFDNPWALTIANADRLFDMRDEELALLNEEVTGELPPDMEYEEFSEIREQLAAMIEQELKIYQKEQRPLDLGAVLREYLTQYPRQRHFDLARILVDQAVRLGVAEADFTGLPAQWQAINDYGAKVQAHVIDKY